DNA from Thermococcus alcaliphilus:
AGAAGAATGCACGTGACACCTTGAGCTAGCACATAAGTGAAAAAAAGTAAAGAAAAAGATAGAGCAAACACATAAAGAAACAAAACCAGAACGAGCCAGATTGTGGGATAAATCACGTTCTGGAAATATACTTTTTCCCTGACTCTTCCGAATCCTTGGGTAATGGATATTATCACTCCTATTACAGCTGAAAATGGAAGTGAAATAACAACTATTTCTAAAGCGTAGTCAAGTCTTGCCTCGTTAAAAATCTGGGCAATGAATTCAGAGCTTAAAATCAGGAGTACCATAATTGCTAGACTGTTTAACGTAACAATTATCAGAGCAGTTGGGATTAGCTTCTCAAGTCTTGAGGGTTCTTTCTCTTTATAGAAGGCGACTTCCCTAGGCAGGGCATTGGGAAAGCCGAGGGTGGCTACTACAAGAGCAATGCTCAAAATCGTTAAGGCTAGGTTAAACACTCCGTATTCTCCAGTTGAGAAATACCTTGCTATTATTGCTCGGCTCAAGAATCCAAGAAACATTGAAATAACAGTTCCGGCAAAGACGATTCCTGTCCCCCTTGCAATCCTCTGCAAAGCTTGGTTTACTTCACTCATAGATTTCACCCTTGTCACTTGAGGTCTATTCCCATCAAGATGGGATTCCTCTTTAAGTACATTTTTCACAATTTAATCTTTTACCAAATTTCATTTCCCCACCAGTATTAAACTTCCAATAATCAAAATTACCACGTTTATGAATCTTTTCAGCTTTTCTTTATCGATTCTCGAGTTGATGTGGGCTCCTAGATAAACCCCGGGAATACTCCCGAGGATCAAAAACAATGCTAGATTATAATCCACACTCCCAATGGAAGCATAGTTAAGAAAGCTTAGAGAAGACAAAGCTAAGCCGTAAACTATCGTGACCCCAACGACTTCCCTTGGATTAACCCTTGCAACGTTCATCAAAGCAAAGCTCACCAGGACTCCCGCACCGACGGAGGTGAACTGCACTGCTAAACCAACAACAAAGCCGAGAAGATACACATAAGCCCATCTAGGTTTTATGGGGACTTTAAGCTCTCCTTTGAAAAGGCTAAGCAAAGAGCTCAAAACCAGTATTGACCCCAAAAGAAGTGTGAGATTGTTGTTAAGGGTCTCCCTATCGACGAACCTCAAAATAACTCCACCAAGCACTATGGCTGGAATACTTCCGATGAAAAGTCTCCCTGCAATATCATATCTTATATTGCCCTTCTGATGGTGGAACAACACACCAAAGACCTTGGTAACGCCGGCATAAAGCAAATCTGTGCCAACGGCTATTATCGGCTCTACTCCAAGGAAAATTAGGGAAGGAGTCATCAAAGCCCCTCCACCTACTCCCGTGAGCCCGACGAGAAACCCAACTAGCAGTCCCAGAAAAGTGAAAGGCATAGGATCCATAAACCCACCTCAGGAGAGATATCCCAATTCTCTTGCCTTTTGAATCACCAGCTCGGCTTCTTCCTCCGGTGTCATCTTTGATGAGTCAACCCTAACTTCTGGATTCTCGGGCTCCTCATAAACACCATCGTAGCCCGTTAGCCCCTTTATTTCACCGCGCATGGCTTTTGCATACAGCCCCTTTGGATCCCTTTGGATCCTCACTTCAAGTGGGGCGTAGACGTAGACCTCAATGAAGTCCCCTATCTCCTTCCTGGCGTACTCCCTGACTGCCTTATACGGCGAAATCAGTGAAACTATGGCTATCACACCGTTCCTTGAGAGGAGCTTGGCCATGTGAATGACTATCCTGTTGTGCATCTCCCTCGCTTCCTTGGAAAAGCCCAGCTCGGGATAAAGGGTCCTCCTTATGACATCGCCATCGAGGATTTCAACTCTGTAGCCCATTGACACGAGCTTCTTCTTCAAAGCATCGGCTAAAACGGTTTTTCCAGCCCCGCTTGGGCCCGTGAGCCATATTGTAAAGCCCTTATTCGTCATGGCAACCACCTCAAACTATGCTCCTTCCCCTAAGCGGCTTTTCCATTCCAAAGAGCTTGAGCACCGTCGGTGCAAAGTCGTAAATTGTGAGCTGGGTTCTCTTCGCTTCCCTCATTCCCGGGAGATAGAGCGAGAAAACACCGTATTCTGCATGAACAGCATCGTCTGGCCCAAGGTCGTTCTCCAGAAGGTATGGACTATCGTAACCTAATGTACCAGCTGCCCTCCAGTTCAAGTCGTCAAGGTAAACCATCATGTCTGGCTTGTCTCCTCTAGCCACAGGATAAATTTCCTCGGGGTAGAAGACCTTCGTATCCCACTTCTCCCCATTGGGGCCCCTTATTGATTTTATCTTCTCTGCTATCTCATCCCTGACTTTTTCATATTCTGAGGGCTCAATTATACCATGGGGCTCCCTTCCCTTAACGTTGAGGAAAACTCTGGAGTAATAGCCTCCCCACGCCCAGGCTATCGTTCTGCTCCAGTCAACGTCAAGCTCGTTGAATCTCACCTGCCTTCCTTCCTTCAAAATCTCTGGGTTCCTGATCTTTAGCAACCCTTCTTCAATCAGCCACTGGTTTATGGCAAAAGCTCCTTTCATGGCCTTTATGCCGTGGTCGGAAACAATTATCACAGCAGTCTCATCGAGATCAAGGAGCTCCAGAGTTTTGCCTATCTCCTCATCGAGAAGCTTGTAATAATCGGGAATGACGTTCTCGTAGGGATTTCCTTTGCCCGGATAGAGGTGGTGGTTCTCGTCGAAGTACTTCCAGAAAGCGTGGTGGACTCTATCAAGCCCTATCTCCACGAACTGGAAGTAGTCCCACTCCTTCTCCTGAATAAGGTAGCGAATGACCTCAAACCTCTTTTTCGTCATCTCCCACAACTGCTCCTTTGTCTCATCCCTGTTCTCCTTTCTAAAGACAACGTCGAAAATGTACTCACCAACTAAACGTTCAATTTCTCCCTTGAGCTCTTTTGGGTAGGTGTAGTCAACGCTTGTGTCTGGAGTTATGAAGCAGCTAACAAGGTAACCGTTAACCTTTTTGGGCGGATAGCTCGGAGGAACTCCAACGAGAATTGACTTCTTGCCCTTCTCCGCTATGTAGTTCCATACGGCTTTCTCTTTTATCATCAGGGAGTGTGCAATCCATATATCGTTGTAGGTTCCGCTCTTTCTGTGCCTGAAACCATAGAGACCAAGCTCACCCGGCGTTTTACCTGTAGCCATTACCATCCATGCCGGAATAGTAATGGCTGGAATCGTGCTCTGCATAGGGCCGTAAATTGACCTCTCCACAAGTCTCTTTATGTTTGGTAGATCGTCCAAAAACCTGTCAAACAGGAGCTCAGGCGGAGCTGAGTCAAGACCAATTACAAACACCTTCTTGACTTCTTCCATTTCAATCACCTCAAATAAGCGTTAATTGCCTCCAAAGCTTCCTCAATTTTACCCCTTTCACAGATGCATCCTAGAACCTCTCTCTTGCCTCCCGCATTGAATCCTCTTTCTTTTAACCGGGAAATTATCTCCCCCATGTTGATTTCCTTAGCTTTCTTGGAGGAGACCCTGAAGTAAATCTGGGCTTTTCCGTGGAAGTTTTTATTAACAACTAGAGCCCCTTCATAGCCAAGCTCCCAAACAGCTTTCCTAGCAACTTTGGATATTATGTTGAACGGGCTCTCAAAGTCTATGAGGGCAATTTCTTCCCTCATTTCCACATTTGAGAGAGCATCCTCGATGGCTTTCCTTATATCCTCGGCTTTTCTGATCCACGGCTCATATTCTAGAAGTTCCCTTACGGGGTTTTCAAGGAGAACTTTAACTGCTTTTTCCACCCCTCCCCTATCCATTGCAATGTAGTTTGAGTCTATGAGTTCCACTATCCTCAGCGCTTCTTCCTTTGTTAGGCCCTCTTCTTTCAAAAGCTCCCAAACTTTGGGAATTTCAAAAGCCCTCTCTCCTATGTCTCCAATGACACCCAAAGCACTCCAGGCGTTCCAGATGTTGAAATGCTCCGAAACAACAAAAGATGCTGAAGGAGCATCTTTTCCCTCAAAAATCGGGTTTATCTGCTTCACCTTGGGGTTTTTTATCCTTGGCTGAATGTGATGATCTATGAAGAAAACCTCTTTCTCAATTCTCTCAACCTCGTGGGAGAGATTTAGATCCAGAACGTAAACCTTCTCAGCTTCTTCAATTTCCTTCTTAACCCTCTCATCAAAGCGGAACTCCCCGATTGGAGGACTAACGTTCCTGAAATCATTTAACCCAAGAGCTTTAACAAGCAGGGCAGACGAAGTTATCCCGTCGGTGTCCCAGTGATGGATTATCAGATGCACCTTTAACCACCGCTCTTATTTAACACCGCTTCTACCTGATTAAATGCATTAACAGACATAGAGGTGTTAATGATCATCTCCGCTCCTCCACAAACTCTTGTAGAGCGTCCTTCTCGACTTTTCTACTAAAGCTCTCTATTACATCGGCTATTCCTATCTTGACTATTACCCTTCCGTGGGTGCCCTCCTTAAGTTTCACTTTTTTGAGAGGTTTAAACACTCCCTTTTCATAAACCACTTCGATTTCTTCCATAACTCCTCACTACTAAAAAATTGTAAAACAAGAAATATAACATTTTGCTCACCCCACAAACGGGTTCTCGAAGCTCCTGATGACCTCAAAGACCTCTGGTCTCATCATGTATTCTGGTGGTTGCTCTCCAGCCATTATCATCTTCCTGAGCTTCGTTCCGCTTATCTTCACGTGGAACTCCCCATCATGCGGGCATATCTTTGCGTTGACCATTCCTCCGCACTTTTTGCAATAGAAGGACTCCCTTATGAACATCGGGGTTATGCCCAAGTCTGGAAACTCATCGAAGAGCTCCCATGCTTCATACGGCCCATAATAGTCGCCAACACCCGCATGATCTCTTCCGACTATGAAGTGAGTCGCTCCAAAGTTCTTCCTCATAATAGCGTGGTGGATAGCTTCCCTTGGTCCTGCATAGCGCATCTCATACCTTACCGTGGCTAAAGTGGCTGCATCCTTTGGATAATAGTGCTTAAAGAGCACTTCGTAAGCTCTAATTATAACTTCATCCTTGTAGTCCCCCTTCTTCTTCCTCCCGAGGACAGGATTTATAAAGAGTCCATCAACGAAAGTTAAAGCGGCTTTCTGAACATATTCATGTCCGAGATGGGGAACGTTCCTCGTCTGGAATGCAACTACTGTCTTCCATCCTCTCTCCTTGAAGAGAACCCTCGTCTCAACAGGTCTTAGGGTGTATTTGGCAAACGGGTTTGGAAGCTCATTCAAAAGCTCGATCTCGCCGCCAATTAGGTAATTTCCCATCGAATAAACCCTTGCAACTCCCGGATGAGTGAGATCTGTAGTTTTGAAAACTTTTTGGGCGAATTCTTTCTTATCATAGGTATAGATTTCCTCAACATGCATTCTCGCTATGGGCAAATTTTCATAGTAGAGAAGAATGGCATCTCCTTCTTCAAAGCTTGGCTCATTAACATCCAGAACTATGGGAATTGTCCAGGGAGTATCATCACTCAGCCTCATATGGTCTAAAACGCTTTCAAAATCATCTCTCGTCAGAAAGCCCTTGAGTGGGGAATAAACTCCATGAGCAATGTTTTCTAAGTCGATAGCCCTTCCGTGGTCGATTTTGGCACTCGGATACTCGTGCTGCTCGCTGAGAATCCTCTCCCTCGTTTTCGGGGCGGCTATTCTTCTAACCAGCTTCCCTCCGTGTGGCTTGGAAACCATTGCTATCACCTAAAAATGAAATCAGTCGAGGTAACCCAAAGCCCTGAGCCTCTCCTTGACTTTCTCCTCTTCTTCCTCGCTGAAGACCTCCTCCTTCTCCTCTTCCTCAAGGCTTGCGAGGACTTCTCTCAGGACATATGTAACGTAGTCAGAAACTGAGGTAAAGCCGGTGCCCTCAATTCTCTTCTTTATCTTGTCATAGAGGGGCTTTGGTATTGAAACAGTTGTGTATTTCCTCTCCTCATCCATCACAAACACCTCCAAATTTAATGATATTTAATTGCATTTAATTAAATCTCATTAAGGCTTATAAATGTTTCTCAATGTCGAGGGGTTATATTATGCATTCTTTTATACTGGATTATCTGCTGTTGCAGTATTTTTCAAGATAACATACTTGGATCAATGTCCAATTCCCAAATAAAGTCACTAAATTGTCCAACTTGCTTGTGATTTACGTTTTTCTCCTGAAAAGTCTCCCCGCTCAGATCAGGAGCGAGCAGTAAGCAAACCTAGACATGTTTAGCCTGTGATCTTATTTTTTGTAAAATAATTTTGGATATAACCTCAAACTAAAATTTGATCTAAATAAAATTTATCAAACAACAATCTTTATATACTTCAAGAACAACTATATATTGAGGGGTACTGTGTGAGAAGGGACCGAAGCGAAAGCTTCACCCTGATCCAGAGTTCATATCTAACCATGAACCAAGCAACTTGCCCAGAGTTGTGAGGTTTATGGGTGAAGATATGAGCCCTGCCTCAGAGCGAAACTTCACTGAGGCCTCCGGATCATACAGTGCCCCTCACTCTCGTTATGAGGGGTGAAAATTAACGCTTGTTTCTACTCAAGCCTAAGGGGTTTACTCAATATGGTAACTTCTCCACTAGTGGTGAATAAAATAGTAAGGTATAATCAACGAACTTAAGCTCTCCCAACCCTTAAATAGACAAAGCCCAGTTTTTCAGCAGTTGTGGGTTCTAGGACGTTTCTTCCATCAACTATAACTTTGTTCCTCGCTTCTTTTGCAATCTTTTCTAGATCTAAGTTCCTAAACTCCTTGTGATCTGTAGTGATAACTATGGCATCAATGTCTTTAAAGTCCTCTTTCCACTCAGCGCCAAAGCGCTCTGCATCTTCTTTGGTGCATAGAGGGTCATAAGCATAGACATTGGCGCCCCATTCTTTGAGCTCTCTGATTATTGGAATTGTCGGACTCTTTGTGAACTCCCTAACACCACCTCTGAAGGTCAGGCCAAGAACGAGAATATTGCTTCCTTTTAGCGGCTTTCCAACCTCATTGAGCCCCTTAATAGTGAGCTCAACAACATGGTGAGGCATCGAGTCATTGATCTCCCTAGCAGTCTTAATCAGCCTTGGATTCGTCTTTCTGGCGAGGTTGATAACGAACCAAGGGTAAATAGGAATGCAATGCCCACCAACCCCCGCTCCGGGCATGTGCAGGTGGCAGTAGGGCTGTGTATTTGCAGCCTGGAAAACCTCAAGGGCGTCAAGCCCGTGCTCTTCACACCATAAGGCGAGCTCATTTGCGAGGGCTATGTTGACATCTCTGTAAACTCCCTCAAAGACCTTTACGGCTTCAGCAGCTTTAATAGAGCTCATGGGAATGACGCCTTTTCTGTTTATTGTTTCATATATCCCAATAACTGCTTCAAGAGTCTTCTCGTCATTGGCTCCTACGATCTTTGGATACTGACCTGTGATATCTCTGATTGCTGTTCCGGTCATTGTTCTCTCGGGTGCATGGGCTAAACCAAATTCTCCAAGCTTAAGCCCGCTCTTCTCAAGGATTGGGACTAGACTTTCAGTGGTTCCGGGAGGCATAGTTGCTTCGGTGATAACGATGTCACCCTTCTCCAAGCCTTGGGCAATTTTATAGGCAACGTCATAAACGGGATCAAGCTTCAAGTTTCCTCTTTCGTCTGTTAGCGTTGGAACTAAAATAACCATTACATCTGCTTGCTTGGCAGCCTCAACGCCGTCCGTAGTTGCCCTTAACCTTCCGGCCTCGACATTTCTTTTCACAAGCTCATCCAGCCCGGGTTCTTCCTTTACGTGGTTCTCTCCTCTGTTTATCATTTCAACAACTCTCTCGTTTATGTCGACGCCTATGACCTTTGCCCCGTGATCTGCAAAAACAGCAGCTAGGGGGAGACCCATCTTGCCGAGCCCATAAACTGTTATCGTAACTTTGCCTTCTTTGAAAACCTGCTTTACTTCCTCTCTATTTAGGCCAAGGAGCTTCATGTTCTCACCCCAGTTTTACTACTTCATTTTTTGTCGCACTTTCGAGGGCCTTAACAGCAACTTCCAAAGCGTGTAGCCCTTCTTCTCCACCGACCAACGGCTTTTTGCCCTTTTTGACACACTCAATGAAATGCTCAATCTCAATCCTGAGGGGCTCTCCCCTTTGTATCTTAGCATCATGCACCCATTTCTCGTCATAGATTGTCAGAGTCTGGTTTATGTAGTCGAGATATGCTATTCCTTCAGTTCCAACAACGTTCAGTGTTCTCGTCTTGTGGGGGGTCAGTCTGTTGGTTTCGATAACTCCATCAATGCCGTTTTTGAAGCCGAGAAGAATAAGAGCGTAATCCTCAACTTTTGCGGGGTGCTTCACGTTTCTTGCCTTTGCATAAACTTCTTTTACTCGTGAATCTGCCAGAAAACTCATTATATCTATGTCGTGAACTGCCAGATCGATTATAACTCCAACATCAGCTATTCTAACGACCATTGGGCCTACCCTTTTAGCATTCATCGTAACTATTTCTCCGAGCATTCCTTGGGATATTGTCTCCTTCAGCTTCAGTACCGCTGGGTTGAACCTCTCTACGTGCCCTACCATTAGGACAATGCCCTTGTTTTTAGCTGCTTTAATAATCTCTTCGGCACTCTCAATGCTCTCCGCAATTGGCTTCTCAACTAGAACATGAACCCCATTTTCAATGAACTCTAAGGCGACTTGTTTGTGAAGGAAAGTTGGAACAGCAATGCTGACTGCATCAACTTCTTTTATAAGCTCTCTGTAGTCTGCAAAAGCCCTCGTCTTGAACTTCTCTGCAACCTCCTTGGCTCTTTCAAAATTTGCATCTGCCACTCCAATTAACTCGACTTTGCCTTCTTTTGCCAGTTCTGAGTAAATCCTAGCATGATGAAAGCCCATGTTGCCAACTCCAACAACTCCAATGCGAAGCATTTGCATCACCTAACTTGAAAGCTCTTTGAGAGTCTTGATTATATATTCAATATCTCCCCTGCTAACGGCAGGATGCACTGGAAGGCTTAGTACTCTCTTTGAAGCGTCTATGGCGTTGGGGCAGATGTCCTTTGGATAACCGAGCTTTTGGTATAGTGGCTGGTGGTGGACTGGAATTGGGTAATGAACAGCTGTTCCAATGCCCCTCTCCCTTAGTTTTGCCATAAGCTCATCCCTGCTCATCGGGAACTCATCCTCAACTCTAATCACATATTGGTGGAAGACGTGTTTAACTCTACTATCAACGTAAGGTGGAGTTAAGCCGTCTATCTTGCTTATTCCCTCGCTTAAAAGCTTAGCGTTTTCGATGCGCTTGGTGTTCCACTCGTCGAGCTTTTTGAGCTGAACTCTTCCAATGGCAGCAGCTATATTCGTCATCCTCAAGTTGTAGCCGAGCTCAACATGGAGGTATTTTTCTGCCTGCCCGTGGTTTCTTATCAAATCTGCCCTTTTGGCTAGTTCATCGTCGTTAGTTACGACCATTCCACCTTCGCCGGTGGTCATGTTCTTAGTTGGATAGAAGCTGAAAGCAGCGATATCTCCAAAGGTTCCCACCTTTTGGCCCTTAAATTCCGCTCCATGGGCCTGTGCACAATCTTCAACAAGATAAAGCTTGTAATCCTCAGCTATTTCTTTGAAGGCCTCCATATCCGCTGGCTGGCCGTAGAGGTGGACGACTATTATCGCCTTTGTTTTGTTGGTAATCTTCTCAAGAACGTCGTTTGGGTCGAGGTTGAACGTCTTTGGGTCAATGTCAGCAAAGACGGGCTTTGCTCCCTGGAAGAGAATTGAATTTGCAGAGGCTATAAAAGTGAAAGGTGTTGTTATTACTTCATCACCGGGGCCTATTTTGAGAGCCTTTAACGCGACATCCAAAGCAGCAGTGCCATTGGAGACAGCTATTCCATGCTTAGCTCCCAAATACTCTGCAAACTCTTTCTCAAAGGCCTCAACTTCTTTGCCGTGGGCAAGCATTCCACTCTTGAGGACATTAACAACGGCCTCTATTTCTTCGTCTCCGATTAAGGGCTTAGCAATTGGTATGTTCCTCATTTTTATCGCCTCACAGATTTTTTTCCCTTAGGTACCTTTCATAATCTTCCTTTCTAATTTTAACTTCCTTTCCGCAGTGAGAACACTTGAAAATAATATTGGTTTTATCTTCACCAATTTTCTCCTTTAAGGGCCTCCCGCAGTAGCAGACAAAGCCTCTTAGCCTTGCCGGGTTTCCAAAAACTAGCCCGAAGGGCGGTACGTCTTTTGTGACAACGGCTCCAGCCCCGACCATTGCATATTCACCGATAGTAACACCACAAACTATCGTTGCATGAGCTCCTATGCTTGCTCCTTTCTTAACTAATGTTGGCACGACTTCCCAGTCTTGGTTGAATGCTCTTGGATAAAGGTCGTTCGTAAACGTCATGTGTGGACCGAGGAAAACGTCATCCTCAACTTTAACTCCCCTGTAAACGCTTACTCCGTTTTGAATCTTCACGTTGTTGCCGATCTCAACATCAACATCGATGTAGACGTCTTTTCCAATGTTGCAGTTCTTGCCTATTTTCGCTCCTTTCCTTACGTGGGCAAAGTGCCATATCCTTGTTCCTTCCCCAATCTCTGCTCCTTCTTCAACAACAGCAGTTGGATGAACGAAATATTTTTGAGCCATTTGAGACACCAAGAATATATGAGGACACAACACCAATAAAAATCTATTGGGTGAAATAATGGAACTTCCCTTTGTGAGTGTTATAATCCCAGCATATAATGAAGAAAAATACATAGCCAAATGCCTAGAGGAATGGGTTAATCAAGATTATCCCAAAAACAAGTATGAGATTTTAGTTTACGATGGTATGAGTACCGACAAGACAGCTGAAATAATCCAGGAATTCGAAAGAAACTATCCAAACCTTGTGTTCTATAGAAAAAACTCTAAAAGAAGGCAAGTTTACGCTTTTAATATGGGAATACGAGAGGCTAGGGGAGAATTTTTCATAATCTTTGGAGCTCATGCTTATCCTGAGAGGGACTTCTTGAAAAAGAGTATAGAAACATTCCTTGAAGTTAAGAAAAAGGAGCTAAGACTTGCGGGAGTGGGGGGAAAAATTATCAAGCTCTTTGAAAACCGCCTTGCGAAGTTTATAGCCCTTATATACTCTTCTCCTCTAAGCGGTGCAAGCACTTTTTGGTACGAGGAAGAGCCTCACTTTGCTACAACTGTTGCTTTTGCCCTCTATGATAAGGCTGTAGCCCAGGAGGTTGGCGGTTTTGATGAGGATATGCTCACTGGTAATGATTTCGAGTTCAACCTTAGAATAAACAAGAGGGGTTACAAGCTCTTCTTTAATCCAGAGATTAAGAGTTATTACTTTGCTCGCTCTAGCTGGAAAGGCTTTTTAAAGCAGAGTTTCAACTATGGAGCTGTTAAAGGCGTCGCTATAAGGAAAGGCTATTTTTCATTGCTTTGGTTGTTTCCGTTCGGCTTCCTTGGATTCGAGATTCTTTTGCTCTTTGTCTCACAACTCCTCTGGTTGTTTGCACTTTACTGGGTGATACTTTTTGGAGAAGGAGTTAGATTAGCATACAAAACAAAAAACCCTGATGGAATTTTTCTTCCGCTCCTTATGTTTATATTCCACA
Protein-coding regions in this window:
- the cysC gene encoding adenylyl-sulfate kinase, yielding MTNKGFTIWLTGPSGAGKTVLADALKKKLVSMGYRVEILDGDVIRRTLYPELGFSKEAREMHNRIVIHMAKLLSRNGVIAIVSLISPYKAVREYARKEIGDFIEVYVYAPLEVRIQRDPKGLYAKAMRGEIKGLTGYDGVYEEPENPEVRVDSSKMTPEEEAELVIQKARELGYLS
- a CDS encoding nucleotide sugar dehydrogenase yields the protein MKLLGLNREEVKQVFKEGKVTITVYGLGKMGLPLAAVFADHGAKVIGVDINERVVEMINRGENHVKEEPGLDELVKRNVEAGRLRATTDGVEAAKQADVMVILVPTLTDERGNLKLDPVYDVAYKIAQGLEKGDIVITEATMPPGTTESLVPILEKSGLKLGEFGLAHAPERTMTGTAIRDITGQYPKIVGANDEKTLEAVIGIYETINRKGVIPMSSIKAAEAVKVFEGVYRDVNIALANELALWCEEHGLDALEVFQAANTQPYCHLHMPGAGVGGHCIPIYPWFVINLARKTNPRLIKTAREINDSMPHHVVELTIKGLNEVGKPLKGSNILVLGLTFRGGVREFTKSPTIPIIRELKEWGANVYAYDPLCTKEDAERFGAEWKEDFKDIDAIVITTDHKEFRNLDLEKIAKEARNKVIVDGRNVLEPTTAEKLGFVYLRVGRA
- a CDS encoding acyltransferase, with the protein product MAQKYFVHPTAVVEEGAEIGEGTRIWHFAHVRKGAKIGKNCNIGKDVYIDVDVEIGNNVKIQNGVSVYRGVKVEDDVFLGPHMTFTNDLYPRAFNQDWEVVPTLVKKGASIGAHATIVCGVTIGEYAMVGAGAVVTKDVPPFGLVFGNPARLRGFVCYCGRPLKEKIGEDKTNIIFKCSHCGKEVKIRKEDYERYLREKNL
- a CDS encoding UDP-N-acetylglucosamine 3-dehydrogenase, producing MLRIGVVGVGNMGFHHARIYSELAKEGKVELIGVADANFERAKEVAEKFKTRAFADYRELIKEVDAVSIAVPTFLHKQVALEFIENGVHVLVEKPIAESIESAEEIIKAAKNKGIVLMVGHVERFNPAVLKLKETISQGMLGEIVTMNAKRVGPMVVRIADVGVIIDLAVHDIDIMSFLADSRVKEVYAKARNVKHPAKVEDYALILLGFKNGIDGVIETNRLTPHKTRTLNVVGTEGIAYLDYINQTLTIYDEKWVHDAKIQRGEPLRIEIEHFIECVKKGKKPLVGGEEGLHALEVAVKALESATKNEVVKLG
- a CDS encoding alkaline phosphatase family protein; this translates as MEEVKKVFVIGLDSAPPELLFDRFLDDLPNIKRLVERSIYGPMQSTIPAITIPAWMVMATGKTPGELGLYGFRHRKSGTYNDIWIAHSLMIKEKAVWNYIAEKGKKSILVGVPPSYPPKKVNGYLVSCFITPDTSVDYTYPKELKGEIERLVGEYIFDVVFRKENRDETKEQLWEMTKKRFEVIRYLIQEKEWDYFQFVEIGLDRVHHAFWKYFDENHHLYPGKGNPYENVIPDYYKLLDEEIGKTLELLDLDETAVIIVSDHGIKAMKGAFAINQWLIEEGLLKIRNPEILKEGRQVRFNELDVDWSRTIAWAWGGYYSRVFLNVKGREPHGIIEPSEYEKVRDEIAEKIKSIRGPNGEKWDTKVFYPEEIYPVARGDKPDMMVYLDDLNWRAAGTLGYDSPYLLENDLGPDDAVHAEYGVFSLYLPGMREAKRTQLTIYDFAPTVLKLFGMEKPLRGRSIV
- a CDS encoding ribbon-helix-helix domain-containing protein, giving the protein MDEERKYTTVSIPKPLYDKIKKRIEGTGFTSVSDYVTYVLREVLASLEEEEKEEVFSEEEEEKVKERLRALGYLD
- a CDS encoding DegT/DnrJ/EryC1/StrS family aminotransferase; translated protein: MRNIPIAKPLIGDEEIEAVVNVLKSGMLAHGKEVEAFEKEFAEYLGAKHGIAVSNGTAALDVALKALKIGPGDEVITTPFTFIASANSILFQGAKPVFADIDPKTFNLDPNDVLEKITNKTKAIIVVHLYGQPADMEAFKEIAEDYKLYLVEDCAQAHGAEFKGQKVGTFGDIAAFSFYPTKNMTTGEGGMVVTNDDELAKRADLIRNHGQAEKYLHVELGYNLRMTNIAAAIGRVQLKKLDEWNTKRIENAKLLSEGISKIDGLTPPYVDSRVKHVFHQYVIRVEDEFPMSRDELMAKLRERGIGTAVHYPIPVHHQPLYQKLGYPKDICPNAIDASKRVLSLPVHPAVSRGDIEYIIKTLKELSS
- the sat gene encoding sulfate adenylyltransferase, which gives rise to MVSKPHGGKLVRRIAAPKTRERILSEQHEYPSAKIDHGRAIDLENIAHGVYSPLKGFLTRDDFESVLDHMRLSDDTPWTIPIVLDVNEPSFEEGDAILLYYENLPIARMHVEEIYTYDKKEFAQKVFKTTDLTHPGVARVYSMGNYLIGGEIELLNELPNPFAKYTLRPVETRVLFKERGWKTVVAFQTRNVPHLGHEYVQKAALTFVDGLFINPVLGRKKKGDYKDEVIIRAYEVLFKHYYPKDAATLATVRYEMRYAGPREAIHHAIMRKNFGATHFIVGRDHAGVGDYYGPYEAWELFDEFPDLGITPMFIRESFYCKKCGGMVNAKICPHDGEFHVKISGTKLRKMIMAGEQPPEYMMRPEVFEVIRSFENPFVG
- a CDS encoding glycosyltransferase family 2 protein, which gives rise to MELPFVSVIIPAYNEEKYIAKCLEEWVNQDYPKNKYEILVYDGMSTDKTAEIIQEFERNYPNLVFYRKNSKRRQVYAFNMGIREARGEFFIIFGAHAYPERDFLKKSIETFLEVKKKELRLAGVGGKIIKLFENRLAKFIALIYSSPLSGASTFWYEEEPHFATTVAFALYDKAVAQEVGGFDEDMLTGNDFEFNLRINKRGYKLFFNPEIKSYYFARSSWKGFLKQSFNYGAVKGVAIRKGYFSLLWLFPFGFLGFEILLLFVSQLLWLFALYWVILFGEGVRLAYKTKNPDGIFLPLLMFIFHNLISFGFIAGLLFHKRAFR
- a CDS encoding antitoxin family protein, which gives rise to MEEIEVVYEKGVFKPLKKVKLKEGTHGRVIVKIGIADVIESFSRKVEKDALQEFVEERR
- a CDS encoding DHH family phosphoesterase; protein product: MHLIIHHWDTDGITSSALLVKALGLNDFRNVSPPIGEFRFDERVKKEIEEAEKVYVLDLNLSHEVERIEKEVFFIDHHIQPRIKNPKVKQINPIFEGKDAPSASFVVSEHFNIWNAWSALGVIGDIGERAFEIPKVWELLKEEGLTKEEALRIVELIDSNYIAMDRGGVEKAVKVLLENPVRELLEYEPWIRKAEDIRKAIEDALSNVEMREEIALIDFESPFNIISKVARKAVWELGYEGALVVNKNFHGKAQIYFRVSSKKAKEINMGEIISRLKERGFNAGGKREVLGCICERGKIEEALEAINAYLR
- a CDS encoding sulfite exporter TauE/SafE family protein; amino-acid sequence: MDPMPFTFLGLLVGFLVGLTGVGGGALMTPSLIFLGVEPIIAVGTDLLYAGVTKVFGVLFHHQKGNIRYDIAGRLFIGSIPAIVLGGVILRFVDRETLNNNLTLLLGSILVLSSLLSLFKGELKVPIKPRWAYVYLLGFVVGLAVQFTSVGAGVLVSFALMNVARVNPREVVGVTIVYGLALSSLSFLNYASIGSVDYNLALFLILGSIPGVYLGAHINSRIDKEKLKRFINVVILIIGSLILVGK